The Antarcticibacterium flavum genome contains the following window.
ATAGCACTCCGAATATCGAATCTGAATTACTGCAAAAAATTGTTGGGACTTATGAATTTGATGATGGTTCTATAAGAATAATTTCACAAGAAAATAATGAGTTATATAGTCAAAGACCTAATGGAAATAAAATTAAAATTTATTCGATTGAAACTAATAGGTTCTATTTTCTCAATAGTTTTTCCAATTTAACTTTTAATTTAAATAAAAATAAGCAGCCATCTGTTATGTATGAAAATAGGATCTATAAAAGTAAAGGAGTTAAAGTGAAGTAAAACTGCATAGAACACGGTATATAAAAAATAGCGGATTCAGTGCTAAATCAAAAGTATGTGCATATTAATAAACACCAGTAATTAACCGAAAATTTGTGCTTTTTAACCCGCTACTTTTCATATACCAACACGTTGGCATTAATATAAACCAAACTGAAAATTCATAATGGAAGTTGTTCTTGAAGTTTTAATAATTATACTTTTTCGCTATCCAGGCGCCGGATTACGTTGGGCAGTTTCCCGACTTTGGAAATCGGATAAAACCTTCAAAGACTTTCTTATTGATGATGCTTATATTAATGGAACAATCGGACTTTTATTCCTTGCGGCTATAGTCATTGTTGTACTGACTCTGTCTGGAACAGTCTGAAAAAAATACTAATGCCAACAACGGTAACCGTTGCACAACCCTCTAATTCTTCAAAATCCAATTTGAAATAAGCCTTTTTCAGGAAATTTAGGTTCCAATTCAGAATCTCAATAGCTCAAATGAAGTTGTCTTACAGGTAAGTTTATAAGCTCCTGAAGGAGATTTTTAAAAGGAGAAACCGAAGCAAGCTGTCCTGCTCCGGATTTTACCCGCTTTGTGGTGAATTTCAAATATTTTTTGAGGTTATAGGCAATAGCGGCGAAGTGCATACATTTGTTTGCCTGTCGAATTCCGATGGTGTTTATTTTCCGGAGGCCCATAAATTCCTTGAGAGTTCCGAAGACAGGCTCCACCGTGCTTTGGCGTTTCCCTTTCATATAACGGCCACGCCTGCTATTTACTCGCTCAATATTTCTGTTATATTCCTCGCGATAAGCTGTGATATTGATTCGTTTTTCGTGGCTTTTGCCAATGCAGGCCGTTTTTATGGGACAGCCTTTACAATCGGCTCTTGTAGTAAAATAATTATCCTTTAGGTTTCCGTTTTCCATTTTCTGATTACGGTGAATTACCTTTTTCCCCTGGGGACATAGCCAGTAATTCCCTTCTTTGAAATATTGGAAACCCTCCGGTCCACCTTTGTAAGTTCCATGTGGAGGAATGTAAGTGGTGAGACCTTTGTTTTCGAAATAAGCATAATTTTCACCACTGCTGTAACCGGCATCTGCCAGTATATTTTCCCAGATGAGGCCTTCCCGGCGAAGACGTCTGTTTAATCTCCTGGCGGTGTCCTGAAGATATTTAGTGTCTTTTTTATCTGCGTGGTAGGCTTGTACATCTGTTATCACATTTGTCCTGGTATCAACGGCGATGTTGCACAGATAATTCAGTTTCCTTGCCTTACCGGGTTTGACACTTATTCGGGCATCGGGATCGGTTGGGCTGTAAATAGTCTTTTTTACCTCGCAAAGCAGGAAATTAACTTTTTTCGGTAACTTGTGCAGCAGGCACTTTCTATAAAAACAATGCTAAAACCGGTTTTGAATTTAAACTTCTGGCAAGCTGGCACGAATGATTGGCCTCAGGATAATTACACTCGCCAGATCGCACTTTTTTTCATGGGACGTTATCATTATTAGCTCAAAAAAGAACTTAATGGAAATAGAAGTAAATACCTGTTTTGACTTGTTTATGGAACAATTTCCCACCTTGAGTCCTGAAGCCAAAAAATTTACGCGTTCTTTTTTAACTATACAATCCTATAAAAAAAAGGAATTCCTATATCTAAATGGCGAAGTGCAAGAAGAAATTGCATATATATGCCAGGGACTACTACGGAAGTTTTACGTTAATGAAAAAGGAAATGAAATAATTACAGGTTTTTCTAGAGAAAAAGAATATGCAACCGACTACCCTTCTTTTTTAAGACAAAAACCTTCTAAATACTCCCTACAGTTTCTGGAGCCATCTGTGGTCGTTAAAATGCCTTATAAAAAACTTCAAGAAGCCTACAATAAGCATAAGGCGAACGAAATGTACGGAAGATTAGCAGCTGAAAGAGTGCTCACAAGAGAAACAGACAGAGTTGAAAGCCTCTTATTTGCAAGTGCGGAAGAAAGATACTTGAACTTTTTAGACAAAAACGAAGATATTATCAATAGAATCAGCTTAAGCCATTTAGCATCCTATTTAGGAATTGAAAGACAATCACTTAGTAGAATACGAAGTAAACTTGCAAAAAGAAAATGATTATGTCACATATGTGACAGGTTTGGTGTAAGGTTTACAACTAAATTGCCTTATAA
Protein-coding sequences here:
- a CDS encoding transposase, whose product is MLHKLPKKVNFLLCEVKKTIYSPTDPDARISVKPGKARKLNYLCNIAVDTRTNVITDVQAYHADKKDTKYLQDTARRLNRRLRREGLIWENILADAGYSSGENYAYFENKGLTTYIPPHGTYKGGPEGFQYFKEGNYWLCPQGKKVIHRNQKMENGNLKDNYFTTRADCKGCPIKTACIGKSHEKRINITAYREEYNRNIERVNSRRGRYMKGKRQSTVEPVFGTLKEFMGLRKINTIGIRQANKCMHFAAIAYNLKKYLKFTTKRVKSGAGQLASVSPFKNLLQELINLPVRQLHLSY
- a CDS encoding Crp/Fnr family transcriptional regulator, with product MEIEVNTCFDLFMEQFPTLSPEAKKFTRSFLTIQSYKKKEFLYLNGEVQEEIAYICQGLLRKFYVNEKGNEIITGFSREKEYATDYPSFLRQKPSKYSLQFLEPSVVVKMPYKKLQEAYNKHKANEMYGRLAAERVLTRETDRVESLLFASAEERYLNFLDKNEDIINRISLSHLASYLGIERQSLSRIRSKLAKRK